TAACATTGCTGTAGAGActgtcttgttgttcagtcgctaagtcatgtcagactctctgctaTCCCATGAATATagcaagccaggtttccctgtctttcattatctcctggagtttgcacaaatttgattattgaatcggtgatgctattcaaccatctcatcctctatcaccctcttctcctcctgccttcaatctttcccagcatcagggtctttaccaatgagttggctctttgcatcaggtggccaaagtattggagcttcagcatcagtccttccagtgaatattcagggttgatttcctttaagattcactggcttgatctccctgctgtccaagggactctcaagactgcCTACTTTTAATAAATACCTCGGGGTGACTGTTGTCAGGAAAGTTTGAGAATCAGTAGACTACTGGATTTCTAAAAGACCCTGCAGTCTTTAGTCTGTTTTCTCCTAAAACCAAAGACCAAAAACCATGGCGGCGAGACTGGGAATGAATTCACTAAACTACAAGTGAATCAGAGTTTATTAGGTAGAAGTGACCAAGGTGCAACATAAACAGAAGTAGGGAACACGCAAACTGAACCGAACCTGAGATtccagggggcggggcggggggggggggcgggaatcTGTCGTTTACACAATTCGCCACTTCCACCCGCACTGATACAGGGCTTGTTAGGGGAAATGAAGGAGTTATTTTAGTAGTAGGACCGGTGGTTCCGAAATGCTGTATACACCATATCCGTGAAGCTTTCACGGTGAGGCCACCGGCTCAAGGTCGAGATTTCAGAGTGGATGCAGCCAGACCCACCAAGATGGCAACGATCGTGAAGCCCTGGGCGGCGATCCGGGTACGCATCATGAGCTGGGAGCGCTGGCTCTGTCCCCGGTGGAAGCAGTAGAGACCATAGGTAAGGGCGGCCGCAGTGCCCAGGCAGCCTGAAGAGGCGACAAAGCAGGTGGGAAGTGGCAGGCAGGTCCGGCTCTAGAGGGCCCCTCCCCTCTTTGGTCTTCCCTCTTCAGGGTCAAGATATTCTTAAACAGGAGCTGAGGAGAGCGCGCTGTGGGTTGGGGccgaggtgggaggggtgggcagaAGGAGGGCCGGGGCAGGGGGGTGGTCCTCGGAGTTAAGAGTCCGCCGCGTCCCAGCGCCCCCAATCCAGTCTAGCTCCTTCTCCAATCACGTTCACCCCTCACCGCCCGGCCTCTTCTCATTCGGGTCACCCAGCTGGGGTCCCGATCCTCCCCTATTTCATTCCCTCTACATCACTGCCCTCTTGGTCTACAGTTCCTAAAGCTCCCACTTGCTTACCTATGGGTACCAATGGGTTCTCGCGGGTCTTGCGAATAAACTTTTCCTTGAAGCTTTCCGAAGTGCTGTATACACTGGGGCTAAAGCCTTCAATGACTGGGGGCTGCGATGGTTCAAAGGGTGCCTCCGGAGTGACACGGCCAGGAGTCTCCATGTTTCAAGCAACAGCAGAAGGCGAAAATTCGGACGCTAAGCCCCGCCTCCTGATGAGGTCCTTAAAGTGGGGCAGggaaaagggctttgctgaacGTTGTACGCAGGCGCGTTCGCTCATGGCATTCTGGGAGTTATAGTAACCAGCCTGTGTCGCTGAGAAGAAGACTACATTTCCCGAAAGCCTGCAAAACCACGTGCTCCACTAGCCGGAAGGAGTCGCTACACGCGGTAGTTGGAGTGAGAAGCAGAGTCTAGTACTCCGTGCTGTGGTCAGTGCAATGCCCAAAGCCAAGGGAAAGACTCGGAGGCAGAAGTTCGGTTATAATGTTAACCGGAAGCGTCTGAACCGGAATGCTCGACGGAAGGCAGCGCCGCGGATCGAATGGTGAGGAGACTGGGGTTTAGAAGGCAGGAGACCTCGGCCAGGACGGCTAGCGAGATGACAGTCCCGCGACCGCCCTCTTTTTTTCCCCGTAGCTCACACATCCGACATGCCTGGGACCAGACCAAATCGGTGCGGCAGAACCTGGCCGAGATGGGTTTGGCTATGGACCCCAACAGGGCAGTGCCCCTTCTTAAGAGAAAGGTACTGACATGGTCCCGGCCTTGCCCTCCGCCGCCACACCATCCTGAGCTGGCTTAATCCTGTCTGTTACCTCCCTCAAGCCCTTCTTGGGTTTGTGACTTCCCTACAGCCAGCTGGGCCAGCCTGACTGCGTTGAGATTACCTTTAGTATCTCCCTTATACTGCCTCCCTTAGCACACATTGGACCTGGGTTGGAGCTTCCGTTTTCCTTCGGCACtcactttttccttctgaaattaAACTATTTGGATCCCTTGCCATCTCAGTTTTCcagaatttatctttttctgcCCTTAACTTTCCTAATAAGGAGTTTGGAATCCTTACTGTTCCTCACTCCTTTCCTAAGTTATCCAGTCGTCCTTGGCCTGAGGCTTCCCTTAGGCTAGTTTCTCCGGAATAGGTCTTTTTCTGGACCACTTTCAAAAATAGCACCCCCTTTCCCTCAGTAACTTCTTTTCTACTTTAATTCCTTGGCACTTGTAAATACTTTATGGCATGTCATGTGgtatatttatctgtttattgtcTGTGCCTCTTTCCCCCAACATAATCTGCTTGGGGACAAGAACTCTGTTCCATTCAGTACTAAGCCTCACTCGGTGGTGCTTAGGATGTGACTAGTGGTCTATAGTTAATGAATGGGCTTGCTGATTGGGTTTGTCCCGTTGCCTTCAGGCAAATTTCTTATTATCTCTTTATGCTAGAGGAACAGGGCACTactgtttattgaataaatgtgaAATTATAGCCAAGCGCTGTCAGCCTGCTCCTTGCATAAGAGAAGGCATCTGACCTCTCTCCCTCATTGAAGTCTTAAGTGCTTTCATGTGCATTGCTCCATTTGATAATCACACAGTGAAGTGAGGCAGGCAAGGAATAttctgcccattttatagatagacGCAGAAAGATAAATTGCTTACTTGAGCATCTTGGGAACCAAAAAGCATCCAGGGCATTAGCTGTTTTGGTCATCTATTCTTGCCTGACCTTGTGGAGGGACCCTTATGGATAAGGCAGTTGTGCTGGGATGGGCAGGAGCCTTTAGAATTTTCCCTCATCCAGGATATTTCTTCTGTCTGCTGTTCTCACGGTCTCTGTTCTCTGCAGGTAAAAGCCATGGAAGTGGATGTAGAAGAGAGGCCTAAGGAGCTTGTGCGGAAGCCTTATGTGCTTAATGGTGGGTGTGGGCCACAATTTCTCTAGGTCAGCATCCTATACAGGGCTGGAGAGGACCCTCAGATATTCTCATggtacagatggagaaactgaagttcagagggAGGAAGTGAGCCGGTCCAGGGCTCAGCTGGCAGAGGTAGAACTGTGTCCTGGCCGAGACATTTTCAGTCTACTGACTAAGTTCCAATGTGTGAAGGGAGGCCAGAGATGTTCGGGGAGGACGTAACCAGTGCCTGAGAGGATAAAGGAGAAAACAATAAGTCTCAGGCATGAATTCAGCTTCTCATGAGTTTAAGGAtgaacagatattttttttttagagattcCACCATATAATTTTTGCaatgaggatgagatagttggatagtatcaccgattcgatggacatgagtttgagtaggctccaggagttggtgatggacaaggaagcctggtgtgttgcagtccatggggtctcaaagagccagacatgactgagtgactaaactgaatctTTCCAATGATAAATCAACTTTATGTATTTTAAGGCTATAGAGACTGAATATTAAAACAAGAGGGTAAATTCTGCAAAGTTTGAAGATTTGaatgaccatttaaaaaatattatttatttatttttggctatgccttcattgctgctcaggctgTTCTCTGGTCATGGCAAGCATCACaggcttcttactgtggtggcttctctcgtggagcacaggctctaagagCACagtcttcagtagttgcagcacgtgggctcagtagttgtggcttctgggctctagagcacaggctcaagagttgtgTCCACGGGCTTCGTGCTCcactgcatgtgagatcttcccagattaggtatcgaacccgtgtctcctaccttggcaggccagttctttacctctgagccaccaggaaagccctctgaCCAGACATTTGATATAGAATTCCATGAATTCTTGTCTGTAGTCTATTTTAGTGATTCTTGTAAGAGTTACTGCACAGgattgtatatataaaatcatgtgtACTTAGTGTAGTGAAAGCTAATCTTAAGTTttacttttaattctttaattaaaatttttaaaattacggttaaaaaaaatcccacaaaatttaccattaaaaaaatgtaaattgtggcaaaaaataaaaaccctcaaAATTTACCgtcataataattttaaaaatatatagctcAGTagtggtgtgcatgtgtgttcagtcactaagccatgtccaactcttctgaccccttggactgtagctctccaggtaCTCTAAGGATAGGTtttcccaggcagtaatactggagtggattgccatttccttctccaggggatcttccccatccagggattgaacctgcatctcctgcactgcaggcagattctttactgctgagccatcagagaagcccagctATTTTAGGAGTGAGGCCATATTGACTCCAGAGTTTGGTTTTTCCCCTCATGTGGAACAGTGAGGTGCCTTGGGCCCTAGTTCCTACAGCTCAAGTTCTCATTTATTCACACCTTTTCATTTCACATATTAACACTTTTAAGAGGTTCTCAAAGAATTTTAGAGCTGGAATGGAGCCCTGCATTGTGGACAAGCAATGTGTCTTCATCTCTGTCCCTAGTACCTGGCACTAAGCAGGGATTTTTAGTTTGGTGCCTTCCTTTCACCCATCTGAGACCCAAAGAGAGGTGACTTATTGCCATGCTGATGGATGCTTGTGCCATAGGCAGAGCCTGGGACCTGAGGGGCTAATGAGGAAGGTTCTAGTACTGAATTTGGAGAAGAAGAGGGGAAGGTCATCACTTGGCCAGTGTATTAACTCTTGTGGCTTAGGATTGACTGCGCAGCTCAACTTATGCAGGAAGCAAAGCTTCATTCCCTGTCTCTTGGCTTCTCTCAACCCAGACCTGGAGGCAGAAGCCAGCCTTccggaaaagaaaggaaatacactGTCACGAGATCTCATTGACTATGTTCGCTACATGGTGGAGAACCATGGGGAAAACTATAAGGTAAGTGGTTCAGGCCTGGCAGGAGGAACCACTTGGGTCCTTGGAGAGGGTACCCTGGACCATTTGGGGTCTGATCTGCTTGGCTAGTGCCTGTTTCCTGAGATTGAGTGGAAACAAAGAGGAAAGATACCCTAGGAAATGGATCCCTTTGACAGAATGCTTATAATTGGGTAGACTGAAGAGCCTGTGGTGTGTATCCCActcataaatatatattgtttgcTCACATGGTATTTTTAATGAACTGCAGGTGACCCTTGAACAACCTGAGGTTAACCTGTGTATAATTTACAATTGGTCCTCCCAGTCTGCAGTTCCTCAAATCTTGGGATTCAACTGACCATGGACCATGTAGTGCTAAAGTATTTACTCCTGAAAAATACCCAttataagtggacccatgcacTTCACATCTGTGCTGTTCAAGAGTTAACTGCTGTTCAGGGGTTAACTCCCATTTTAATTATGGGAGGTctcaactcctttttttttttttggcttctcttaaaaatggaaagatcTGGCTATACTGGGACCCTGTGCCCAGGTGGgatcagttggtgatggacaaagaatgAGCTACTCAGCGGGTCTCAGCTCCTGCCTAGTCTCTGAGGGTACTTGTACCCATTTTCCCACATACACTATGACTTTTGACACGAGGAATCTGAATCTCAGGGATGGGCAGTACCTTGTCCAATGCAGGGCTAGGGATTTGAACTTGGCCTGTCCAGCCTTCTTCATTCAAGTGGCCCTTTTCTTTCCTTAGGCTATGGCCCGGGATGAGAAGAATTACTATCAAGATACCCCAAAACAGATTCGGAATAAGATCAACGTCTACAAGCGCTTTTACCCAGCAGAGTGGCAAGCCTTCACTGATTctttgcaaaagaataaaatggaggTTGAGTGACTGGTTTATGCCTGCCCCAGGTTGAGGCTTCCTCTTGGACTAGAGAAGCAAGGAGTGGTATGCATCTACAGATGAGGCCAGCCAAACCCCATGGAATCAAAGGGTTACAATGCACGTGCACGcgtacactctctctctctctctctctcacttttcactttggagAAGATACTGTCTCCCAGAGGCTCCAATTTATATTCTTCTTGGGGCTCTGGGAAAAGCCAGAACCTGCTGTTTTCTGAGCGCGTGGTTTGTTTGAATATAGTCTGTGTacaataaaatagttatttttacttCTCTGACAGTTTTGTATTTGCCCTCCCAGCCAAGCCCTGGGGCTGCCCCCTTCAGTAACCTCCTCAACCAAAGTAAAGAGGCCATTCAGTCCTTTGCACATTCATGTACCCTCCTAGGCACAGCTGCCCTCCCTTTTCTCCCCTGTTCTGGTTCTACTGCTTGCTACCTTGGTTTCCTGAACAGCAGTTCCACTATCACTTCTACAAAAAAGTGAGTCAGTcacagtcacgtctgactgtgacccatggactgtagtctgctaggctcctctgtctatgggattctccagacaaaatactggagtgggcagtcattcccttctccaggtatcttcctgacccagggatagaccctgggtctcctgcactgcaggcagattttttaccatctgagctgacTAATACTTTTACGGAAGCCTGGGCTGCTTGGGAGAGGCCTCCAGTGGtggccccaccccaggctgggGGCTGGTGAACTGGTTTTCTGTGGCCCTGGTCTGAAGCCCGTTGTGGCTCGAGTGCCAGCGGATAAGATGCTATATAGCTGCCTCCTGATCTGCCTTCAAGTGACCTGCCTTTGCTGCTTGTCTTTTGAGTCTGAAGTCCCCAAACCTGCTTTCTGAGATGTCTGTTGGACTGAATGCAACTCTGCTGTGTACCACGTCCTGGGCTGCACACTGCATGGCATTCCTTCGGGCCTGGCCTGTGTAATTTGGTGGCATGATTGGTATGTAGCAGGATTATAGTCACAGTGAGGTGGGTGCTGGGCATTTTGATTCATTATTGTCAGGtatcaataatataaaaatcttCTGTTCCTGAGGTTTCTCCTTAAGTCACATAAAACTTGTCTCCCCTCACTGCTCTAGGAAAGGAGTTAAGTGTTTTTACATAAAACATTTCACAAAAACCCCACACAGTTGTGTGGTTTTATCTTCTCACAGGTAAGGAAACAGGCTTGAGAGGCATTAACATGGGGTTTGAAGTTAGTCTGTCCAATGACTACGCCTAGACTTTGGCTTGCTGGCCTTCTCTTCGGCCACTGAAAGCAGCCCACTGTCTCACACCGTTAAGGCGGGCTGGAAACTGGACAGAAACCTGCCTTTTGGACTCGGCTTGCTAGACTCCAGCAGTGACCGTCACCGTGAGCAAAGGCTTTAGGAATGAAAGCTTTAGGAATGCAGAAGTCCTTCAGAGCATTCTGAAATCAGGCCTGTGACCGGGCCAGGCCCTTAACCTTGTTTCTTCACC
The DNA window shown above is from Bos indicus x Bos taurus breed Angus x Brahman F1 hybrid chromosome 7, Bos_hybrid_MaternalHap_v2.0, whole genome shotgun sequence and carries:
- the HIGD2A gene encoding HIG1 domain family member 2A, mitochondrial, which produces METPGRVTPEAPFEPSQPPVIEGFSPSVYSTSESFKEKFIRKTRENPLVPIGCLGTAAALTYGLYCFHRGQSQRSQLMMRTRIAAQGFTIVAILVGLAASTLKSRP
- the NOP16 gene encoding nucleolar protein 16, producing MPKAKGKTRRQKFGYNVNRKRLNRNARRKAAPRIECSHIRHAWDQTKSVRQNLAEMGLAMDPNRAVPLLKRKVKAMEVDVEERPKELVRKPYVLNDLEAEASLPEKKGNTLSRDLIDYVRYMVENHGENYKAMARDEKNYYQDTPKQIRNKINVYKRFYPAEWQAFTDSLQKNKMEVE